The following proteins come from a genomic window of Acidimicrobiales bacterium:
- a CDS encoding acyltransferase, which yields MFAADEMPPWLRRALGQVIRRTTEWSRKVADIGPDTDVAKRFAAFGEGSCLGWPTGAVYNERWISVGHHTMIGPYTTLSAGMGPGQDLGERPVVRIGDRCSIGRSSYIVGHASLDIGDHVYTGPNVYITDQNHIYADPNLPIGRQWPANNRVSIGSGSWLGFGAVVLPGSVLGPNVAVAACSVVRGEFPGHCVLAGAPARVVRRLDEDGNWDPPLRVPAPEIPPEWVDAVREAEAALLARPYRPEDGNEPAPL from the coding sequence ATGTTCGCCGCCGACGAGATGCCACCGTGGCTGCGCCGCGCGTTGGGTCAGGTGATCCGCCGTACCACCGAGTGGTCGCGCAAGGTGGCCGACATCGGTCCCGACACCGACGTGGCGAAGCGGTTTGCGGCGTTCGGCGAGGGCAGCTGCCTCGGGTGGCCCACCGGCGCGGTCTACAACGAGCGCTGGATCTCGGTCGGCCACCACACGATGATCGGCCCGTACACCACCTTGTCGGCGGGCATGGGCCCGGGCCAGGACCTCGGCGAGCGACCGGTGGTCCGGATCGGGGATCGCTGCTCGATCGGTCGGTCCTCGTACATCGTCGGTCACGCGTCGCTCGACATCGGCGACCACGTCTACACCGGGCCGAACGTCTACATCACCGACCAGAACCACATCTACGCCGACCCCAACCTGCCCATCGGGCGCCAGTGGCCCGCCAACAATCGCGTGTCCATCGGGTCCGGAAGCTGGCTCGGCTTCGGCGCGGTCGTGTTGCCCGGCTCGGTGTTGGGTCCCAACGTCGCGGTGGCGGCCTGCTCGGTGGTGCGAGGCGAGTTCCCCGGCCACTGCGTCCTGGCGGGTGCGCCCGCGCGGGTCGTGCGGCGGCTCGACGAGGACGGCAACTGGGACCCACCGCTGCGGGTGCCGGCGCCGGAGATCCCACCCGAGTGGGTCGACGCGGTGCGAGAAGCCGAGGCAGCGCTGCTCGCCCGGCCCTACCGTCCTGAGGATGGCAACGAGCCCGCACCACTCTGA
- a CDS encoding fumarate hydratase, with product MSEFSHTDVLPLGPDETEYRLVTAEGVETLEAAGRTFLHVAPEAITRLTTEAMHDIAHFLRPGHLAQLAKILDDPDASPNDRFVALDLLQNAAIAAGGVLPMCQDTGTAIVKGKRGQQVLTDGHDEAAIARGIYDAYQRFNLRYSQMAPLTMWDEVNTKTNLPAEIKLAAIDGDAYKFLFMAKGGGSANKSYLFQETKALLNPANLAAFLDDKLRLLGTSACPPYHLAVVIGGTSAEFALETAKLASTRYLDSLPTHGSEAGHGFRDLEYEAEVLALTQAFGIGAQFGGKYFCHDVRVIRLPRHGASCPVAIAVSCSADRQALGKITADGVFLEQLETDPARFLPDVDESALSDDVVHVDLNRPMDEIRAELTRYPVKTRLSLSGPMVVARDIAHAKLQERLDAGDGLPGYLRDHPVYYAGPAKTPEGYASGSFGPTTAGRMDAYVDAFQAAGASMVMVAKGNRSKQVTDACKRHGGFYLGSIGGPAARLAKDCIRKVEVLEYPELGMEAVWRIEVDEFPAFVVVDDKGNDFFAEVSRPVALKR from the coding sequence ATGAGCGAGTTCTCCCACACCGACGTCCTCCCGCTCGGGCCCGACGAGACCGAGTACCGACTGGTCACCGCCGAGGGCGTCGAGACCCTCGAAGCTGCCGGTCGCACGTTCCTCCACGTGGCTCCCGAGGCGATCACCCGCCTCACGACGGAGGCCATGCACGACATCGCCCACTTCTTGCGCCCCGGCCACCTGGCCCAGCTCGCCAAGATCCTCGACGACCCCGACGCCTCGCCCAACGACCGGTTCGTGGCCCTCGACCTGCTCCAGAACGCCGCCATCGCGGCCGGCGGCGTGCTGCCGATGTGCCAAGACACCGGCACCGCCATCGTGAAGGGCAAACGGGGGCAACAGGTGCTCACCGACGGCCACGACGAGGCCGCCATCGCCCGTGGCATCTACGACGCCTACCAGCGCTTCAACCTCCGCTACTCGCAGATGGCCCCGCTCACGATGTGGGACGAGGTCAACACCAAGACCAACTTGCCGGCCGAGATCAAGCTGGCCGCCATCGACGGCGACGCGTACAAGTTCCTGTTCATGGCCAAAGGCGGCGGGTCGGCCAACAAGAGCTACCTGTTCCAGGAGACCAAGGCGCTGCTGAACCCGGCCAACCTGGCGGCGTTCCTCGACGACAAGCTGCGCCTGCTCGGCACGTCGGCCTGCCCGCCCTACCACCTCGCTGTGGTGATCGGCGGGACGTCGGCCGAGTTCGCGCTCGAGACGGCGAAGCTCGCGTCGACCCGCTACCTCGACTCGCTGCCCACCCACGGCAGCGAGGCCGGCCACGGCTTTCGCGACCTCGAATACGAGGCCGAGGTGCTGGCCCTCACCCAGGCGTTCGGGATCGGCGCGCAGTTCGGCGGCAAGTACTTCTGCCACGACGTGCGCGTGATCCGGCTCCCGCGCCACGGGGCATCGTGCCCGGTCGCCATCGCGGTGAGCTGTTCGGCCGATCGCCAGGCCCTCGGCAAGATCACCGCCGACGGGGTGTTCCTCGAGCAGCTCGAGACCGACCCGGCTCGCTTCTTGCCCGACGTCGACGAGTCGGCCCTGTCCGACGACGTCGTCCACGTCGACCTCAACCGCCCCATGGACGAGATCCGGGCCGAGCTGACGCGTTACCCGGTGAAGACCCGCCTGTCGCTGAGCGGTCCGATGGTGGTGGCCCGCGACATCGCCCATGCCAAGTTGCAGGAGCGCCTCGACGCGGGCGATGGCCTGCCCGGGTACTTGCGGGACCACCCCGTGTACTACGCCGGCCCCGCCAAGACTCCCGAGGGGTACGCATCGGGGTCTTTCGGTCCCACCACCGCGGGGCGAATGGACGCGTACGTCGACGCGTTCCAAGCCGCGGGCGCCTCGATGGTGATGGTGGCGAAAGGCAACCGCTCCAAGCAGGTGACCGACGCGTGCAAGCGCCATGGCGGCTTCTACCTCGGCTCGATCGGTGGTCCGGCCGCGCGGCTGGCCAAGGACTGCATCCGCAAGGTTGAGGTCCTCGAGTACCCCGAGCTCGGAATGGAAGCCGTGTGGCGCATCGAGGTCGACGAGTTCCCCGCGTTCGTGGTGGTCGACGACAAGGGCAACGACTTCTTCGCCGAGGTCTCCCGGCCCGTCGCGCTGAAGCGCTGA
- a CDS encoding LLM class F420-dependent oxidoreductase encodes MRIGIFAGDVLESSDTDGVVAAARQAADEGFASFWLPNIFNADALVSLGVVAREVPDIGLGTAVVPTYPRHPVALAQQALTVNAISGGRLTLGIGLSHQIVIENMLGYSFDHPLRHMREYLAALMPLAQGHMADVTGTSVSAHAALIVPSATPFQVVVAALGPKMLELAGTVADGTVTWMTGPKTLAGHIVPTITAAAEAAGRPAPRIVAGLPVCVTDDVAGARERAAEVFAVYGHLPSYRAMLDREGLDGPADLAIVGPEDQVLERLAEVDAAGCTELAAVSFAVGEEAARTRAALRTLLAGA; translated from the coding sequence ATGCGCATCGGGATCTTCGCGGGAGACGTGCTCGAGTCGAGCGACACCGACGGGGTCGTCGCCGCCGCCCGTCAGGCCGCCGACGAAGGGTTCGCCTCGTTCTGGCTTCCCAACATCTTCAACGCCGACGCGTTGGTGTCGCTGGGCGTCGTGGCCCGAGAGGTGCCCGACATCGGCCTGGGCACCGCCGTGGTGCCCACGTACCCACGTCACCCGGTCGCACTGGCCCAACAGGCGCTCACGGTGAACGCCATCAGCGGAGGGCGCCTCACGCTCGGGATCGGCTTGTCGCACCAGATCGTGATCGAGAACATGCTCGGTTACTCCTTCGACCACCCGCTGCGACACATGCGCGAGTACCTCGCCGCGTTGATGCCGCTCGCACAGGGGCACATGGCCGACGTCACCGGCACTTCCGTGTCCGCCCACGCCGCCCTGATCGTCCCGAGTGCGACCCCGTTCCAGGTCGTGGTGGCGGCGCTCGGCCCCAAGATGCTGGAGCTCGCCGGCACCGTCGCCGATGGCACCGTCACATGGATGACCGGACCGAAGACGCTCGCCGGGCACATCGTCCCCACCATCACGGCTGCCGCCGAAGCGGCCGGTCGGCCGGCCCCGCGGATCGTGGCCGGCCTTCCCGTCTGCGTCACCGACGACGTGGCGGGCGCGCGAGAGCGGGCGGCGGAAGTGTTCGCCGTGTACGGGCACCTACCGTCGTACCGGGCGATGCTCGATCGCGAGGGGCTCGACGGTCCCGCCGACCTCGCCATCGTCGGCCCGGAAGACCAGGTGCTCGAACGGCTCGCCGAAGTTGACGCCGCCGGGTGCACCGAGCTGGCGGCCGTGTCGTTCGCGGTGGGCGAGGAAGCCGCCCGAACCCGGGCCGCGTTGCGGACGTTGCTGGCCGGCGCATGA
- a CDS encoding Gfo/Idh/MocA family oxidoreductase: METESTPLAGTTTSVRGAEPALRMGILGAAAIAPAALVRPARSTPGVDVVAVAARDRRRADKFAAKHRIPNVHGSYDDLLADPDIDAVYVPLPNGLHGRWTIAALEAGKHVLCEKPLAANAVEAKRMADAAERSGLLLMEAFHWRYHPINVQLLDLVAGGAIGRVERIDAAFCFPLLGKPGDIRWRADLAGGALMDAGCYPINMVRAVAHSAGFDEPEVVGARIASTRAGRSRGVVDRAARGELRWQASNGAPVAGSVRCSMWGRDVLALSLDVHGDAGKLHVRNPLAPQLFGRLRGRTERGPVRERADRSVTTYGCQLRAFAAAVQRGEPFPTTADDGVRNMAVIDALYRAGGLEPHEPSA; the protein is encoded by the coding sequence GTGGAGACCGAATCGACACCACTCGCGGGCACGACCACCTCGGTACGCGGCGCGGAGCCCGCGCTGCGAATGGGAATCCTCGGCGCCGCGGCGATCGCGCCGGCCGCGCTCGTGCGGCCCGCCCGGTCGACGCCCGGGGTGGACGTGGTGGCGGTCGCAGCACGCGACCGGCGCCGCGCCGACAAGTTCGCCGCCAAGCACCGCATCCCCAACGTGCACGGCTCCTACGACGACCTGCTGGCCGACCCCGACATCGACGCGGTGTACGTGCCGTTGCCCAACGGTCTGCACGGCCGATGGACCATCGCCGCGCTCGAAGCCGGCAAGCACGTGCTGTGCGAGAAGCCGCTCGCCGCCAACGCGGTCGAAGCGAAGCGCATGGCCGACGCGGCCGAGCGATCCGGCCTGCTGCTGATGGAAGCGTTCCACTGGCGCTACCACCCGATCAACGTGCAACTCCTCGACCTGGTGGCCGGCGGCGCCATCGGCCGGGTCGAGCGCATCGACGCGGCGTTCTGCTTCCCGTTGCTGGGCAAGCCCGGCGACATCCGTTGGCGAGCCGACCTCGCCGGCGGTGCGCTGATGGACGCGGGGTGCTATCCGATCAACATGGTGCGCGCCGTCGCACACTCGGCTGGGTTCGACGAGCCCGAGGTGGTGGGTGCCCGCATCGCCTCCACGCGCGCCGGCCGCTCACGTGGCGTGGTCGACCGTGCGGCCCGCGGCGAGCTGCGGTGGCAGGCGTCGAACGGTGCTCCGGTCGCCGGGTCGGTCCGCTGCTCGATGTGGGGACGCGACGTGCTGGCGCTCAGCCTCGACGTGCACGGCGACGCCGGAAAGTTGCACGTGCGGAACCCACTTGCGCCGCAGCTGTTCGGCCGCCTCCGCGGCCGAACCGAGCGCGGCCCGGTCCGCGAGCGCGCCGATCGAAGCGTCACCACGTACGGCTGCCAGCTCCGCGCGTTCGCGGCGGCGGTGCAGCGTGGCGAGCCGTTCCCGACCACCGCCGACGATGGCGTGCGCAACATGGCGGTGATCGACGCGCTGTACCGGGCCGGCGGGCTCGAGCCGCACGAACCATCGGCCTGA
- a CDS encoding ABC-F family ATP-binding cassette domain-containing protein, whose product MLQARNVRTEAGGVVLLDDFTCTVMAGDKVGLVGRNGAGKTTLLRILAGEEQPAAGVITVKGGLGYLPQDPRLDGAPPDTSALQHVLSGRGFDEAADRLEKLRLRIEEDPSPRNIERFSRAEERFRVEGGYAAESDVRRLASGLGIPDARLDLTLGVLSGGERRRVELARILYAGSDVLLLDEPTNHLDSDAKAWMLGFLRSYRGALVVISHDLDLLDDAITRVIHLDRSGHDDTGTFHEYRGTYSQYLEGRRRDEERRAKLAASQAREIGRLQTIVDRFGAKATKAAMAHSIEKRIDRLESDRIDAPTRQRILNLRLPDPPKAGRTVLEVEGLAKSFGTLQVFDGVTFGLGRGERILIMGLNGAGKTTLLRILAGVSVADRGEVDLGYHVSAGYYAQEHEGLVADRSVLENMAEQSPDLGDEQRRSLLGMFGLNGSKVFQPAGTLSGGEKTKLALAQLVAGRHNLLLLDEPTNNLDPQARQALTDALDGWPGSVVVVSHDAEFVRALRPDRVLEMPDGTFANWTDDFLELVTLA is encoded by the coding sequence GTGCTGCAAGCCCGCAACGTCCGCACCGAAGCTGGTGGCGTCGTCCTGCTCGACGACTTCACGTGCACGGTCATGGCCGGCGACAAGGTGGGCCTGGTGGGCCGCAACGGCGCCGGCAAGACCACGCTGCTGCGGATCCTTGCCGGGGAAGAGCAACCCGCCGCCGGGGTGATCACCGTGAAGGGCGGCCTGGGCTACCTCCCGCAGGACCCGAGGCTCGACGGCGCACCGCCCGACACGAGCGCGCTCCAGCATGTCCTTTCGGGGCGGGGGTTCGATGAAGCGGCCGACCGGCTCGAGAAGTTGCGCTTGCGCATCGAGGAAGACCCGTCGCCCCGCAACATCGAGCGGTTCAGCCGGGCCGAGGAGCGGTTCCGCGTGGAGGGCGGCTACGCAGCCGAGAGTGACGTGCGACGCCTGGCCAGTGGTCTCGGCATCCCCGACGCGCGGCTCGACCTGACCCTCGGGGTGCTGTCCGGTGGCGAGCGTCGGCGGGTCGAGCTCGCGCGCATCTTGTACGCGGGCAGCGACGTGCTGCTGCTCGACGAGCCCACCAACCACCTCGACTCGGACGCCAAGGCTTGGATGCTGGGCTTCCTCCGCTCGTACCGGGGCGCGCTGGTGGTGATCAGCCACGACCTCGACCTGCTCGACGACGCCATCACCCGCGTGATCCACCTCGACCGGTCGGGCCACGACGACACCGGTACGTTCCATGAGTACCGGGGGACGTACAGCCAGTACCTCGAAGGTCGCCGCCGCGACGAGGAGCGGCGGGCGAAGCTCGCGGCCTCGCAGGCGCGTGAGATCGGGCGGTTGCAGACCATCGTCGATCGTTTCGGCGCCAAGGCCACCAAGGCGGCGATGGCCCACAGCATCGAGAAGCGGATCGACCGGCTCGAGTCCGACCGCATCGACGCACCGACCCGTCAGCGCATCTTGAACTTGCGCCTGCCCGATCCGCCGAAGGCCGGCCGCACCGTGCTCGAAGTCGAGGGGCTGGCCAAGTCGTTCGGCACGCTGCAGGTCTTCGACGGCGTGACCTTCGGCCTCGGGCGAGGCGAGCGGATCTTGATCATGGGGCTCAACGGCGCCGGCAAGACCACGCTGCTGCGGATCCTCGCAGGCGTGTCCGTCGCCGATCGCGGCGAGGTCGACCTCGGTTACCACGTGTCCGCCGGTTACTACGCGCAAGAGCACGAGGGTCTGGTGGCTGATCGCTCGGTGCTGGAGAACATGGCCGAGCAGTCACCTGATCTCGGCGACGAGCAGCGCCGCAGCCTGCTCGGCATGTTCGGCCTCAACGGCTCGAAGGTGTTCCAGCCCGCCGGCACGTTGTCAGGTGGGGAGAAGACCAAGCTGGCCCTCGCGCAGCTCGTGGCGGGCCGCCACAACCTGTTGCTGCTCGACGAGCCGACCAACAACCTCGATCCCCAGGCGCGCCAAGCCCTCACCGACGCGCTCGACGGCTGGCCCGGCTCGGTCGTGGTGGTGAGCCACGACGCGGAGTTCGTCCGCGCGCTTCGACCCGACCGGGTCCTCGAGATGCCCGACGGCACGTTCGCGAACTGGACCGACGACTTCCTCGAGCTGGTCACCTTGGCCTGA
- a CDS encoding AMP-binding protein, whose product MKVALSVRDFLDRAMTVYPHRVGVVDEPDQPAKSWGSLTYQEMGRRARAQAAALDRLGVPQGERVAIVSHNSARLLTSFWGVSGWGRILVPINFRLVAEEVSYIVEHAGASILLVDPELADSLAAVDCKQKFVLGAEADGELYDYDTEPRPWEPDEDATATINYTSGTTARPKGVQLTHRNCWINATTFGWHATVTDRDVYLHTLPMFHCNGWGMLYATAGMGATQVVIRKIDGAEILRRVDAHGVTLLCAAPAVVAAVLDAASAWDGPIPGHGRTRIVVAGAPPPSRTIARVESELGWEFIQIYGLTETAPLLTMNRSRAEWDELPVEGRARKLMRAGAPAIGCQMSVDDKGEVLARSNVVMEGYWQQPDQTDLAIRDGWFHTGDGGLVDEDGYVHILDRRKDVIISGGENVSSIEVEDAVFSHDAVAEVAVIGVPDDKWGELVTALVVVAPGATLEEVELIEFTKTKLAGYKCPKKVVFRDELPRTATGKLQKFKLRKEFWGERDRQVN is encoded by the coding sequence ATGAAGGTCGCACTCTCGGTTCGTGACTTCCTCGACCGTGCGATGACCGTGTACCCGCACCGGGTGGGCGTGGTCGACGAGCCGGACCAGCCGGCCAAGTCGTGGGGGTCGCTCACGTATCAGGAGATGGGCAGGCGGGCACGGGCGCAGGCCGCCGCGCTCGACCGTCTCGGGGTGCCGCAGGGCGAGCGGGTGGCGATCGTGTCGCACAACTCCGCCCGGCTCCTCACGTCGTTCTGGGGCGTGTCCGGCTGGGGCCGGATCCTGGTACCGATCAACTTCCGGCTGGTGGCCGAGGAAGTCAGCTACATCGTCGAGCACGCGGGCGCGTCGATCCTGCTGGTCGACCCCGAGCTGGCCGACTCCCTCGCTGCGGTGGACTGCAAGCAGAAGTTCGTGCTGGGTGCCGAGGCCGACGGCGAGCTGTACGACTACGACACTGAACCGCGCCCATGGGAGCCCGACGAGGACGCGACGGCGACCATCAACTACACGAGCGGTACGACCGCCCGCCCCAAGGGCGTGCAGCTCACCCACCGCAACTGCTGGATCAACGCCACCACGTTCGGCTGGCACGCCACGGTGACCGACCGCGACGTGTACCTGCACACCTTGCCGATGTTCCACTGCAACGGCTGGGGGATGCTGTACGCCACCGCCGGCATGGGCGCCACGCAGGTCGTGATCCGCAAGATCGACGGCGCCGAGATCCTGCGACGCGTCGACGCGCACGGGGTCACTCTGCTGTGCGCCGCGCCGGCCGTGGTCGCCGCCGTGCTCGACGCGGCGAGCGCCTGGGACGGCCCGATCCCCGGGCACGGACGAACCCGCATCGTCGTGGCGGGGGCGCCGCCGCCCAGCCGCACGATCGCACGGGTCGAGTCGGAGCTCGGCTGGGAGTTCATCCAGATCTACGGGCTCACCGAGACGGCGCCGCTGCTCACCATGAACCGCTCGCGGGCGGAGTGGGACGAGCTGCCGGTCGAGGGACGGGCGCGCAAGCTCATGCGTGCCGGGGCGCCCGCGATCGGGTGCCAGATGTCGGTCGACGACAAGGGCGAGGTGCTGGCACGCTCGAACGTCGTCATGGAGGGCTACTGGCAGCAGCCCGACCAGACCGACCTCGCCATCCGCGACGGTTGGTTCCACACCGGCGACGGCGGGCTGGTCGACGAGGACGGCTACGTGCACATCCTCGACCGTCGCAAGGACGTGATCATCTCGGGCGGCGAGAACGTGTCGTCGATCGAGGTCGAGGACGCGGTCTTCTCCCACGACGCAGTGGCCGAGGTGGCCGTGATCGGGGTTCCCGACGACAAGTGGGGCGAGCTCGTGACCGCGCTGGTCGTCGTCGCCCCCGGCGCCACCCTCGAAGAGGTCGAGCTCATCGAGTTCACCAAGACGAAGCTCGCCGGTTACAAGTGCCCCAAGAAGGTCGTCTTCCGGGACGAGCTGCCCCGCACCGCCACCGGCAAGCTCCAGAAGTTCAAGCTCCGCAAGGAGTTCTGGGGCGAGCGCGACCGCCAGGTCAACTGA
- a CDS encoding serine hydrolase — MHDPSLLPLPPQPDATPLPTGEWPAGPMTDPVDSGRFADLLDTAFGSDAPAELGLTQAVVVIQHGTLVAERYGEPFHSELDALSETGPLVPGPDTTMISWSMAKSMLHAVIGQQVGRGAIDLDEPAPVPEWSSAGDPRGAITWRHLLTMSPALEWAEDYVDEGVSDVIQMLFGSGADDMAAYAADKPLVARPGHRYNYSSGTSNILARCLQRVLGLEGDADGMAAHLRSALFEPIGMTSAIPKFDPAGTFVASSYVYATARDFARFGLLYLRDGVWDGRRVLPEGWVDTAREPTETDPERRHSAHWWVQPDGLGTFACDGYEGQRIVLVPALDLVVVRLGKTPAPPDPPPGQPAPPHPVEKWIDQLVACFA; from the coding sequence ATGCACGACCCCTCACTGCTCCCGCTGCCCCCACAACCCGACGCCACACCGCTTCCGACCGGGGAGTGGCCGGCCGGTCCGATGACCGATCCTGTCGACTCCGGCCGGTTCGCCGACTTGCTCGACACGGCGTTCGGCAGCGACGCGCCTGCCGAGCTCGGGCTCACCCAGGCAGTGGTCGTGATCCAGCACGGCACGCTCGTGGCCGAGCGCTACGGCGAGCCGTTCCACTCCGAGCTCGACGCCCTGTCCGAGACCGGGCCGCTGGTCCCCGGACCCGACACCACCATGATCTCGTGGTCGATGGCGAAGTCGATGCTGCACGCAGTGATCGGCCAGCAGGTGGGCCGGGGAGCGATCGACCTCGACGAGCCCGCCCCGGTACCGGAGTGGTCCAGTGCAGGCGACCCGCGCGGCGCGATCACCTGGCGGCACCTGCTCACGATGTCGCCGGCGCTCGAATGGGCGGAGGACTACGTCGACGAAGGCGTTTCCGACGTGATCCAGATGCTGTTCGGGTCGGGCGCCGACGACATGGCCGCGTACGCCGCCGACAAGCCACTCGTCGCCCGTCCCGGCCACCGCTACAACTACTCGAGCGGCACGAGCAACATCCTCGCCCGCTGCCTCCAGCGGGTCCTCGGCCTCGAAGGCGACGCCGACGGCATGGCCGCCCATCTGCGCAGCGCGCTGTTCGAGCCGATCGGCATGACGTCGGCCATCCCGAAGTTCGACCCTGCCGGCACGTTCGTGGCCTCCTCGTACGTCTACGCCACGGCCCGCGACTTCGCCCGATTCGGCCTGCTGTACCTGCGCGACGGGGTCTGGGACGGCCGGCGCGTCTTGCCCGAGGGCTGGGTCGACACCGCCCGCGAGCCCACCGAGACCGACCCCGAGCGCCGGCACTCGGCTCACTGGTGGGTCCAGCCCGACGGCCTCGGCACCTTCGCGTGCGACGGCTACGAAGGCCAACGGATCGTGCTGGTACCCGCGCTCGACCTGGTGGTCGTACGCCTCGGCAAGACCCCTGCGCCCCCGGACCCGCCACCCGGCCAACCCGCGCCGCCCCACCCCGTCGAGAAGTGGATCGACCAGCTCGTCGCCTGCTTCGCCTGA
- a CDS encoding class II fumarate hydratase — translation MATSPHHSDRPSSGRAGRSGAAASPGAEAYRVEHDSLGEVRVPTDARWAAQTQRAVENFPISGLRIERRLIWALALIKAEAADVNARLREVPAVDRRKANAIRSAADAVAAGEWDDQFPVDVFQTGSGTSSNMNANEVIATLASAALGEPGAVHPNDHVNASQSSNDVFPSAVHLAVAAAIRDDLLPALDHLAGALRGRQRAFANVVKSGRTHLMDATPVTLGQEFGGYAAQVEADRERLEAVLPRVGRLPLGGTAVGTGINAPKRFAPTVVELLAIRTGLPLTEAPDHFAAQGARDDLVDASGALRVLAVSFMKIANDIRWMASGPRTGLAEIHLPDLQPGSSIMPGKVNPVLAEAMTQVAVQVIGHDTAVGVAGSQGNFELNVFMPLMAHDVLESVRLLANVAVLFADRCVAGVTADVERARAYAESSPSLGTALNPYVGYEKAAELVKQSVATGRSIRELVLEQGLMPAGELDKALDVLGMTKGGIRR, via the coding sequence ATGGCAACGAGCCCGCACCACTCTGACCGACCGTCGTCCGGCCGCGCCGGGCGCTCAGGCGCCGCGGCCTCGCCGGGTGCCGAGGCGTACCGGGTCGAGCACGACTCGCTCGGCGAGGTCCGCGTGCCGACGGACGCCAGATGGGCGGCGCAGACCCAACGGGCCGTGGAGAACTTCCCCATCTCGGGCCTGCGGATCGAGCGTCGCCTGATCTGGGCGTTGGCGCTGATCAAGGCCGAGGCCGCCGATGTGAACGCCCGGCTGCGCGAGGTGCCCGCCGTCGACCGCCGCAAGGCCAACGCGATCCGCTCGGCCGCCGACGCGGTCGCCGCGGGGGAGTGGGACGACCAGTTCCCCGTCGACGTCTTCCAGACGGGCTCGGGCACGTCGTCGAACATGAACGCCAACGAAGTGATCGCGACGCTCGCCTCGGCCGCGCTCGGTGAGCCCGGCGCCGTGCATCCCAACGACCACGTCAACGCCAGCCAGTCGTCGAACGACGTGTTCCCCTCGGCCGTCCACCTCGCCGTCGCAGCTGCGATCCGCGACGACCTGCTCCCTGCGCTCGACCACCTCGCCGGCGCGCTGCGCGGCCGCCAACGCGCGTTCGCCAACGTCGTGAAGTCGGGCCGCACGCACCTGATGGACGCCACACCCGTGACGCTCGGCCAGGAGTTCGGCGGCTACGCGGCGCAAGTCGAGGCCGACCGCGAGCGCCTCGAAGCCGTGTTGCCACGAGTGGGGCGCCTGCCGCTCGGTGGCACGGCGGTGGGCACCGGGATCAACGCGCCCAAGCGGTTCGCCCCGACCGTGGTCGAGCTGCTGGCGATCCGCACCGGCCTGCCGCTGACCGAAGCGCCCGACCACTTTGCCGCGCAAGGAGCGCGCGACGACCTGGTCGACGCGTCGGGGGCGTTGCGGGTGCTGGCCGTGTCGTTCATGAAGATCGCCAACGACATCCGGTGGATGGCCTCGGGTCCCCGTACCGGTCTGGCCGAGATCCACTTGCCCGACCTGCAGCCGGGTTCGTCGATCATGCCCGGCAAGGTGAACCCGGTGCTGGCCGAGGCCATGACCCAGGTCGCGGTGCAAGTGATCGGCCACGACACCGCGGTCGGCGTCGCCGGGTCGCAAGGCAACTTCGAGCTCAACGTGTTCATGCCGCTGATGGCCCACGACGTGCTCGAGTCGGTGCGGTTGCTGGCGAACGTGGCGGTGCTGTTCGCGGATCGCTGCGTCGCAGGGGTCACGGCCGATGTCGAGCGCGCCCGGGCGTACGCCGAGTCGTCGCCGTCGCTCGGCACCGCGCTCAACCCGTACGTCGGTTACGAGAAGGCGGCGGAGCTCGTGAAGCAGAGCGTCGCGACGGGCAGGTCGATCCGCGAGCTCGTGCTCGAGCAGGGTCTGATGCCGGCCGGCGAGCTCGACAAGGCCCTCGACGTGCTCGGCATGACCAAAGGTGGCATTCGCCGCTGA